A window from Opitutia bacterium ISCC 52 encodes these proteins:
- a CDS encoding DUF1501 domain-containing protein: MHQHLNEYSRRRFLGNVTTGLMGVGLSHLLGGENLQAQSDWKPGVGMTHIKPRAKRVLQIFCPGAASHMDLWEHKPVLEKYDGKPLPGEENMVSFQGKNGPLMRSPWDFKPAGQSGKMISTMLPHMAEHVDDIAFFHGMTSKTNTHGPGCVFVNTGHPTEGFPSAGAWVSYALGSMADDLPTYVAIPDIRGEPPNGKANWSNGFLPAKHQAITMAAHRPIRNLRQPDQVSDAEEKQTRETLKFLNEQHANLRPEESDLQARMNAYELAARMQLSAPEVSDFKSEPQHIHQLYGTDSQNSLKASYAQNCLLARRLLERGVRYVNLYCASRASGVDGLLNWDAHKTLEADYQRHMPVFDQPTAALLSDLKQRGMMEDTLVLWTTEFGRMPTRQNGTLGRDHNPDGFTLWMMGGGVKGGTSYGATDDFGRRAEINPTSIWEYYSTVLHILGLDYEQLSWYYNGLDRRITDVHGHVIKDVLV, encoded by the coding sequence ATGCATCAACACCTGAACGAATATTCTCGCCGGCGCTTTTTAGGAAACGTTACCACTGGGCTCATGGGCGTCGGCTTAAGTCATTTGTTGGGGGGTGAAAATTTACAGGCACAATCGGATTGGAAACCTGGTGTGGGTATGACTCACATAAAACCACGAGCGAAACGAGTGCTCCAAATATTTTGTCCGGGTGCTGCTTCGCATATGGATTTGTGGGAACACAAACCTGTGCTGGAGAAATACGATGGTAAGCCACTTCCCGGTGAAGAAAACATGGTTTCCTTTCAAGGTAAGAATGGTCCACTCATGAGAAGTCCATGGGATTTCAAACCTGCAGGCCAGAGTGGTAAAATGATTTCCACCATGTTGCCGCACATGGCCGAGCATGTGGACGACATTGCATTCTTTCACGGAATGACTTCTAAGACCAATACGCACGGCCCTGGTTGTGTATTCGTAAATACCGGACATCCCACGGAGGGCTTTCCTAGTGCAGGGGCTTGGGTCAGTTACGCGCTGGGGAGTATGGCTGATGATTTGCCCACCTATGTGGCTATACCTGATATTCGGGGCGAACCACCCAATGGAAAGGCCAACTGGAGCAATGGTTTTTTACCCGCTAAACATCAGGCAATTACTATGGCTGCCCATCGGCCAATTCGTAATCTTCGGCAACCAGATCAGGTGAGCGATGCTGAAGAAAAGCAAACACGTGAGACACTCAAGTTTCTAAATGAGCAACACGCCAACTTGCGACCCGAAGAGAGTGATCTTCAGGCTCGAATGAATGCCTATGAGTTGGCTGCACGTATGCAATTGTCCGCACCTGAGGTGAGTGATTTCAAAAGTGAGCCTCAACACATTCATCAATTGTATGGCACCGATTCACAAAACAGCCTGAAGGCCTCGTATGCGCAAAATTGTTTGTTGGCCAGAAGGCTTTTAGAGCGCGGGGTTCGTTATGTGAACCTCTATTGCGCCTCCAGGGCCAGTGGTGTGGATGGACTTCTCAACTGGGATGCACACAAGACCCTCGAGGCAGATTATCAACGCCATATGCCGGTTTTTGATCAACCAACGGCAGCGTTGTTATCGGACCTCAAGCAACGTGGGATGATGGAAGATACCTTAGTGCTTTGGACAACCGAGTTTGGTCGTATGCCAACACGCCAGAATGGAACGCTTGGCCGTGATCACAATCCTGATGGCTTTACCCTTTGGATGATGGGGGGCGGTGTTAAAGGAGGAACCAGTTATGGTGCAACTGACGACTTTGGTCGTAGAGCTGAAATTAATCCGACTTCCATTTGGGAATACTATTCAACGGTCCTCCATATCCTTGGCCTCGATTACGAACAACTCAGCTGGTATTACAATGGACTTGATCGTCGTATAACAGACGTCCACGGCCATGTGATTAAGGACGTGCTGGTGTAG